Within the Candidatus Saccharibacteria bacterium oral taxon 488 genome, the region CCGCCGCGTTTTTTAGCAAGAGCAATGAGCTTGGCACCTCGACCCTTAGGCTTGTTCCGCTTGGAGCCTCCCGGCTGATAAAAACCACGTTGTGGTCCTTGATTTGCAGCACTGTTCTCTTCGTCTGTTATTTTTTGCGCGGCAGCTTCAATGTTGGTATCTCGATTCGCCTGGTAGCCGAACGGGTCATTTTCAAGGCCATCATCTCGTAGACCAGCCTCTATCTGGTCAAGCGCTGCCTGTTCACTAGCATTCAGTCGCTCCGATGAATCATCGTGTAGCTCAAACGGATTTGCTCGCCCATCAGCATCGGGATCGGTCGTGGTGTCAAATCGCGGCGGTTTTGTTGCTGTTGCCATATGCCTCCAATTATACTACACTGCTCCGTACCCGCCGAGTGGTGTTTCTGATGGTAGTTGGTGTCGAGAGATCGGCGAGGTGTTGATCAGTTCGTATTCGGTGTCGCTAGCCTGGATCTGAATGTGAACGTGGTTTTGCCCGGCAAAGAATAGCCCTTGGCCCACGGGGAAATTGGCGAGGCGTTTTTGCTCTTCCTCGGTTAGCTTGAAGACGCTAGAAAGGACATCAACGGCGCTGGTTGACTGCTTGAGCAGCAGCTGCATCGACGAGTTGGCGACGATGGCCCGACCCATCTTGCTACCCATAAAGTCCTCGACGTCCTGGGTGATGGTCGTGAGACCCAGCTGGTATTTGCGGGCGCGCTTGGCGAGAGAAAACAGGAAGTTAGCTGAGTCGTCGTAGCGCATCAGCTGCCAGGCCTCATCGACGATGAGCATGCGCCGTTTCTGGTCGGTACGCGTAATGTTCCAGATGTGATTCAGTACAATATACATAGCGATCGGCCGCAGCTCGTCCTCAAGGTCGCGGATATTAAAGACCACCATGGTGTTATTGATATCAATATTTGATTGCTGACTAAAGATACCAGCGAAAGTACCGGAGGTAAATTTGCGCAGCCGCTGAGCGAGGCTCGGCCCGGTGCCGCCCATATGAAGCAATGTATCGTAGAGGTCGGCGATAGTTGGCGGTGTCGAGTGATGTGTCAACGGGTCAGCGGTGATGCCGACGCGGGCGTACGTATCAATCAGCGCTTGGTCAATATCAGCCTCCTCGGCGGCCGTCAGTCCAGCGATAATCTGTCCGCCCGCTGTTGTCTGTGAGCCGCCCAGCATCTGTCGTAACAACCCGTGCAGCGTCACCAAATTCGCCCTCAGCGCATCGTCCGCCTCATCGGTATCAATCACTCGCGGTAGATCAAACGGATTGATGCGGGTATCGCTGTTGAGGCTCAGTCGAATGTAGCTACCGCCGACGGCGTCGGATAATTTCTGGTATTCGTTTTCTGGGTCGATAATCACGATGTCTGAACCAAGCATCATGCTGCGCAGCGCCTCCAGCTTGACTGTGAACGACTTACCGGCACCAGATTTCGCGAACACCACCATATTGGCATTCTCGAGGGAGAAGCGGTCAAAAATCACCAGGCCGTTGTTATGCATATTGATACCATAGAGCACGCCCTCGCCGTCGGTCAGGTCAGCCGAGGTAAACGGAAAGCTGGTGGAAATAGCGCCAGTATTCATGTTGCGGCGAACCTGGAGCTGGTCGGTCAGTTGCGGAATGGTGCTGTTGAGACCCTGCTCTTGTTGGGCCGAGGCAACCTTAGAGAATACTAGCTGCTGGCCAAAAATTGTCTCAATCTTGTGCTGGATAAAGTTGAGCTCATCAATACTGTCGGCATAAATCGTAATGTAAAGGCCAAAGCGGAAGAACTTTTCCGAGCCGATCTGTAACTGGTTACGCAGCTCCTCGGCGTCCTGTAATGCCGCTTCCATCGCTGGGTCGCGCACCTTGCCCTTCTCAGAGTTGATGCTGAGGCTGGCCTCAAGCTGCGTCACTTTCTTGCGCAGGTTGTTGAGCACCACCTGGGTGTCAACTGGATAGATGAACATGCTGATATCCAGCACCTCGTCGATATTGATCACCGAGCTGAGCCAACCGGTGTATAACTCGCGCGGATAGCCATAGACGTACATGGTGCGACCGTACTTTGAGCCGAGACGGAAGTGGTCAGACTTGAGCTCGAGGCTGCTTGGGGCGATGAAGTCGCGTAGGGTTCTCACGCCAGTGAGAAAGGCCTGCTCAACCTCGGCCTGCTCGCGGGCCCGCTGTTGGGCGGCGATATCAATGGCGTCCAGCTTCTTTTTCCTAGCCATGTCGTGCTCCTCCATATCCATGTGGCGATTCGCCCTGTCCCTTGCGAACATAGGTCGTTGCTAGTTCATCGGCACCAACACTGAGTGGCTGCTGTGGCGCCACGTCAGGGTTGTATGAGCTGTAGAATAATTCGCCCAGCTGTTTGGTATTAAGCTGCGCGCTCTTTACGCCCATCTGAAACAGCCCGCTCATTACCGAATCAACTCGGTTCTTAATTTCATCCTTGGCCTTTTCGTAGGCGGTTTGTTCAATCTTGGTGACGGTGTTGTCTTTCTTGCCGCCGAAGAAGCTATCGAACAGACCCTTGGCCTGCTGTTTAATAACTTGCATGTCGCCACTCTGATAATACGGCACAACGATATAAAAATCCTTATCCATAATATTGGCTTCTTGGGCGAGGACATCGATGAAGTTGATGTAGTCATCCATCAGCACGTTCAGGAGCATATTGTCTTGGTTGCGGCGAATGTCAATCAGCCGGTCGATGTACGGCCCGATGTCAACGCGCCGTGAGCGAATGAGCACTTGAACCGGAAAATATAACGAATTAAGGAAGTTTTGGTAGCTAAACTCAATTCCCTCACGCTCACGGCCACTCATCAGGTCAAAGTTAATTGATTGACACTGAACAATCGCCCGAAAGCTGCCGTCGTTCATGATGATCATGTTCTCGCGCATCTCAGAAAATAGCAGCGTATTCTGGGTGCTGGTCGGGCCTTTTTGTTGAGGTTTTGCCTGGTTAGTCGGCTGCTTGGCGGGTTGTTGTGGGGCTGGCTGTGGTTGGTTGGGCTCGGGTGTGGACGGTGGGTTGGGGGCTGGTTGTGCCGCGGGTTGTGCGCTTGGCATCGGTTGTGGCTGGGCTGGCGCCTGTGGTAATTGCTGTGGCAGCGGGCTGAATTGATCGGGGTACTGAGCGTACGGTGAGGTTGGTTCCGTAGAGACTGGGTCAGGCCCAGAGGCGATAACCCCCGGCATGGTTGGCGGATTTGATGGTGCACCAAACTGTGGTGCAGCGGCTGCATCTGGTGGATAGTGATATGGTTGCTGTTGCTGATTTGGTTGCATAGACATCCCACCTAGTGAAGCGAAATCACGACTTCCTTATCATGTTCTTTTTGGATGCGACCGGCCTCTCGTTGCAGTGAGGCGACCGACAGATCGCTGTGATTACGCGCTAGATCCATTATAGCAGGCGAGACGGGTGCTGTGCTAGGGGGCGCCTGGTCGGTGTGAGTCGTCGCGGTCGTCTGCTCGCTGATGGGCGTGATGATAGACTGCTGCATAGTTGGATAGGGGTTGAAGGTCGAGGTTTGTAGCGAGTAGGCTTGGTCGTCTTGGCTGTCTTGGGTGGTCTGGGTGGTTGGGGTAGTTTGGGCTCGCTGCATTTGCTGGACAATTTTATCATGGCGTCTTTCGTCGGCTCGCTCAATGAGTGTTTCAAAGGCGCGGGCTGTCTTGCTACTTGGGTCGAGCGGGTCTTGGGCGGTTTGGGCCTCGTTGTACCAATCCGCCTGCATCGAACTATTCATCACCGAGCTGTTTGGATTATCGACACCGCGCACCGACCAACCGTGCGTGTCCACCAGCGTCGCCAGATACGACAGCCGGCGATTGACCTCGGCCTGGTCATACCCCTTGCCGTATTGCTTTTCCTCAACCCGCGGGGCGATCACCTCGACCATTCGCTCAATACCATCGGCTCGCCACAGTCGCTGCTTGGGCTTGAGGATGAACGAAATAACCGCCGCGAGGTACACCTCCATCGGTTGATCCTTGCGCAGCGGCAAGGCTAACGCCCCGAAAAACAGTGCAACCGGCACCGGGATAATCGCCAGCGGCGGCAGCACCGAGAATAGCCCCCACGCCAGCGCAATCATGCCGATCGCGACGATCAAGAAAATAAACTGCTTGAAACTAAACGGCCCGAGCAGCTTGTCTTCAGCTTCCACATCCTGGGGAACTTTGTAGACAGCCATTGGGTACTATTATAGCAGATTTTGAATGCCTTTGAGGGCGTCTCCCTGCTCACGACTATATCGGCCCCTGTATAGCTTATCAGTTAAAACAGTTGTAATGCTCTTGTTAAGGAATTTCTTCGCCTCTGGTGTCAGTTGTGCGGCAATATTATGCTTCTGCATCATATCAAGCGTATCCTCAAGGAACACCGCGTCACTTGCCAGGGCTTTGTCAGCACTCAACTTACCCTTCTCAAAAGCCTTTATCATATTGCGCACCTTGAAGGCGTCACCAGTATCCTTGATGGCATTGGCCTGTATATCAACACACTCCGATCCACCTAGCCACCATGGTCGTGCACTATTGTTTTTCAGCGCAACACCAAGCTCCTGAGCGAGGTCGTCTGTCAAATTGTTCATCTGTACCTTGCTGAGCATATCAAGCAGTGGTTTAGCACCACGACTGCTTGCGATCTTGCGACCAGCCGCATTCCTGATATCGTCAGTTGCTGGGATATTGCCAACAGCATTGCCGCCGATGAGGCTTACTGTATCGGCATCGCTCACATTGCTGCCGTTAAGGATAGCAGTGGCGTTCTTGACCGATTCTTCATAGGCGGCACTCACCGTTTGAGCGGCAGCAGCGGCGGCGCGCCGCGACCCAAGGTCATCACTCATACCTGGAATTGATGCATAGTAAGCGTCCTCGATACCACCAGCGGCCGATCGAAGTGCTGCGCCGGTATTGTCATCACGCATGGCGCGGGCGAACTGATCATTAAGGACGCGATCGATACCACTCTTGCGCAAACCTTGAACCGCTAGAGTTTGATGTGAATCACGTGCTCGTTGTACAGCCTCTTGGACTGCGGTGTTATCGGCAACATTTTCTGGCAATTCCCCGTGTCCAGTCTGAAGTGCCGTAAAGCGATTGTCGAGCACCTGCTTCTCGGCATCAACCATCTGACGAATGGACCGTGATTGGAAATCCTGAACGATAGCCGCCTTGTCAGTACTTTGATGCGCATTCCATGCTGACTGCAGCTTCCCTTCGGCGATATTTTTATCTTCTTCAACAGAGCGCCTAAACTGGTCAAGCTTTCTGTAGCTGGCGGTTTCGGTGCGCTGTACGTTTGACTGATTACGCAGCCCCTCTAGCCTATCCTTACGGTTTTGTGATGACTGCGCCAGTCTGCGTCGCCATGCCGTTGGGGTAAATTTGCTATTTGGACGTTTGTTGAGTTTTTTATGTTTCGTAATCTCGCTCTGCTCTTTTGCCCAGTTCTTAGATCGGTCGAATAATCCCTTACTGCGGTCATTGACGAGACCGGTGAATTTACCGAGGAGTCCGCCGCCCAACTTAATCATCAACGGTGTTAGGGCGAGTGGCGCGATCTGGACTGCCATACCGAGGATATACATCACTGCCCCGTTCGGTCCCGCGGCGTTTTGCATAATGACTGAGCCCGCCAGCTGTGCCCCACCGAAGGCAGCCGCAAACCCCGGGAAGAATATTAGCATCGTCAAGAAGACGTCCTTCCACTTGTCAAACCACTTCTCCGTACCCGGTAACAAATAAGCCACAAAAGCCAACGGCGAAATGATAATCAAAATAACGATCAACGCCTGACGGGCGGCCATAATGATAACAACGAGAAGAATAACAAGTCCAATACCACACAAAAGCGGCACAACAAAAGGAAGTAGCTCGGCTCGCATATGGAGCCCCGCAGCCAACGCCGCACCGCCAGCGGCACCTCCCAAAATCTGGAAGGTAACCTCTTGCCAAGTCATTGGTTCAGATGCTGGTGCCGATCCGCCCAGGGTGGCGACTGTGTTACGAATATTCATGAACATGTCCTGGAGCGCACTTCCGGCGATGTTTGACAGGTCGAGGAGGATGGCGCAGACGTGGAACGACAAATTGACTAGTATCGCCGCGACAATCAACCGAGGCAACATCTTTTTGATGCCATAATTGGAGATGCCCATAGAAGTAACTTGTGAATAAATAATGACTATGAACATGACGATAAAGATACCGTTGGCGATATTGCGAACGATATTCCAAGCCAGAAAGATGCCACCGGTCTGATTACCCGTCTGAAGCGGTGGCACCACGAGGAAGCTTTTAAGCACCCCAAACATCCAGTCGATGGAGCTAGCTAACCACGCCGAAACGGGACAAAGGATCCAGCCGATACCGCCAGCAACTTCACACGAAGACGCAGAGTTTTGGCTCGGTGGGTCAATTGATAATGTGGTCGATTCTTTCTTTGTGTAAGTGTTTGGCGCAGTATACGTGAACGTCGTTAGGGACACCGAGGTCATCGATCCGAGGTCACCTGTTGACGGAAAGTGAATTACGCGAACGTCTTGATTATTGGCTACAGTTTTCTTTGACATGTAGACCACTTGGTCAGACCCTAAGTTGAGGACCTTTAGTTTGTCGACGTCGGAAACTCGCTCAAATGTCTCGTTGTCGTAGGATATTTTGCTACTATCCCACTTTGCGTCCGCCGCCAACGCCTGGCCTGAGGTTACGACCGTACTCAAAAAAACACTGACTAGGAGGCCCACCGCCAGCAATATAAACCATTGCAACCATCGCATCGACGATCGCCCTTGTGAACGTAACCACTCCATTACTGGCAATGGTAGCATTTTTATAGAGAAAAGTCAATAGTTTTTAGCTGGTGGCAGGTGGATTATTGTTTCGATTATTGCGATTATTTTGATTATTTGGCGGTGCTGAAGGTGGGGATTGCGGTGGAGCCGGCCCTCTCC harbors:
- a CDS encoding DUF87 domain-containing protein; amino-acid sequence: MARKKKLDAIDIAAQQRAREQAEVEQAFLTGVRTLRDFIAPSSLELKSDHFRLGSKYGRTMYVYGYPRELYTGWLSSVINIDEVLDISMFIYPVDTQVVLNNLRKKVTQLEASLSINSEKGKVRDPAMEAALQDAEELRNQLQIGSEKFFRFGLYITIYADSIDELNFIQHKIETIFGQQLVFSKVASAQQEQGLNSTIPQLTDQLQVRRNMNTGAISTSFPFTSADLTDGEGVLYGINMHNNGLVIFDRFSLENANMVVFAKSGAGKSFTVKLEALRSMMLGSDIVIIDPENEYQKLSDAVGGSYIRLSLNSDTRINPFDLPRVIDTDEADDALRANLVTLHGLLRQMLGGSQTTAGGQIIAGLTAAEEADIDQALIDTYARVGITADPLTHHSTPPTIADLYDTLLHMGGTGPSLAQRLRKFTSGTFAGIFSQQSNIDINNTMVVFNIRDLEDELRPIAMYIVLNHIWNITRTDQKRRMLIVDEAWQLMRYDDSANFLFSLAKRARKYQLGLTTITQDVEDFMGSKMGRAIVANSSMQLLLKQSTSAVDVLSSVFKLTEEEQKRLANFPVGQGLFFAGQNHVHIQIQASDTEYELINTSPISRHQLPSETPLGGYGAV